One Deinococcus sp. LM3 genomic region harbors:
- a CDS encoding pitrilysin family protein, which yields MPARSHPIPAHLWTLPGGLTVAFERRSGPGFAFDLRVPVGSAHDPAGQEGASGVLEEWLFKGAAGLDARALQDAFDDLGVRRGGGVGPEATRFSVSGLLADLRAALTLTASVLNSPDLPEDELPILTDLARQDLEGLLDSPADLLATLARQTAFPTPPGAPLSGYGHPASGTPQGLEALTPASLRAHLERYGQAGSVLGLVADLDPEQARDLTAAALGGLRPGVHDPIPAVLRTRARAHTTDPDAEQTHLSLTMPGVPPGHPDWMAWQVALTALSGGSASRLFHAVREERGLAYAVSANPVILGGQGFLGAYAGSTPARAPETLQVILAELERLPQGLTPAEFGRARAGLDASVVFGAESMRARAHALTRDAAVFGRIRSVPELRESLSKLTLDDVNAFLARYHPAPDATTVTIGPDTHGPDTHGPDTHGPGEPPPGANSADPSAHPQPSDHPSETLHA from the coding sequence ATGCCCGCGCGTTCCCACCCCATTCCCGCGCACCTCTGGACGCTGCCCGGCGGCCTGACGGTCGCCTTTGAACGCCGGTCCGGACCCGGTTTCGCCTTCGACCTGCGCGTCCCTGTCGGCAGCGCCCACGATCCTGCCGGGCAGGAAGGCGCCAGCGGCGTGCTGGAAGAATGGCTGTTCAAGGGGGCCGCCGGCCTGGACGCCCGCGCCCTGCAGGACGCCTTCGACGACCTCGGCGTGCGCCGGGGCGGCGGGGTCGGCCCGGAGGCGACCCGCTTTTCCGTCAGTGGCCTGCTGGCCGACCTGCGCGCCGCGCTGACCCTGACCGCCAGCGTCCTGAACAGTCCGGACCTGCCGGAAGACGAACTGCCCATCCTGACCGACCTGGCCCGCCAGGACCTGGAGGGTCTGCTGGACAGTCCCGCCGACCTGCTGGCCACGCTGGCGCGGCAGACGGCGTTCCCCACCCCGCCCGGCGCGCCCCTGAGCGGGTACGGCCACCCGGCCAGCGGCACCCCGCAGGGACTGGAAGCCCTGACACCCGCCTCGCTGCGCGCCCACCTGGAACGGTACGGGCAGGCGGGCAGCGTCCTGGGCCTCGTGGCGGACCTGGACCCCGAACAGGCGCGCGACCTGACGGCCGCCGCGCTGGGCGGTCTGCGCCCCGGCGTGCACGACCCCATCCCCGCCGTGCTGCGCACCCGCGCCCGCGCGCACACCACCGACCCGGATGCCGAACAGACCCACCTGAGCCTCACCATGCCCGGCGTGCCGCCCGGCCACCCGGACTGGATGGCGTGGCAGGTCGCCCTGACCGCCCTGAGCGGCGGCAGCGCCAGCCGCCTGTTCCACGCCGTGCGGGAGGAACGCGGGCTGGCGTACGCCGTGAGCGCCAACCCCGTCATCCTGGGCGGGCAGGGGTTCCTGGGCGCGTACGCCGGCAGCACGCCCGCCCGCGCGCCCGAGACGTTGCAGGTCATCCTGGCGGAACTGGAGAGGCTCCCGCAGGGCCTGACGCCCGCCGAGTTCGGCCGCGCCCGCGCCGGGCTGGACGCCAGTGTGGTCTTCGGCGCCGAGAGCATGCGCGCCCGCGCACACGCCCTGACCCGCGACGCCGCCGTGTTCGGCCGCATCCGCAGCGTCCCGGAACTCCGCGAGTCCCTCAGCAAGCTGACCCTGGACGACGTGAACGCCTTCCTGGCCCGCTACCACCCCGCGCCGGACGCCACGACCGTCACCATCGGCCCGGACACGCACGGTCCAGACACGCACGGTCCAGACACGCACGGTCCTGGCGAACCCCCTCCCGGCGCGAACAGCGCCGACCCGTCCGCCCACCCACAGCCTTCCGATCACCCCAGCGAGACCCTGCATGCCTGA
- a CDS encoding pitrilysin family protein, with protein sequence MPGGLTLLLEPDPDAQTVAAGYFVNTGSREESAAEMGASHFIEHLLFKGSDTLSAAQLNERLDDLGGHANAFTSEEATVYHAATLPERTAELLGTLTELMRPALRPDDIATERGVILEEIAMYAEQPAVRVTDELRADYWGDHPLGWPILGTAATVTALTPDALRRNHLDRYGADRVTLTVTGQFDPPAVLDWARTHLQDWPAATRPAPARLPARRPDHAAPRHPGTVRVLNDPTLSRVQVTAATPGLDATHPLREAAHVLADLIGGENGALYWHLIDDGTCDSADLGHLEYQDAGTFEGGFSCDPDRAAAALATYRRVLAGAGDRITPVAVRRAARKLAVGTLLRAETPQGRLFTLGMEFLATGRTPDTAASVRRYEQVTADDVREVLRLCPLDRLTVVALGPIDRL encoded by the coding sequence CTGCCCGGCGGCCTGACCCTGCTGCTGGAACCCGACCCGGACGCGCAGACCGTCGCCGCCGGGTACTTCGTGAACACCGGCAGCCGCGAGGAAAGCGCCGCCGAGATGGGCGCCAGCCACTTCATCGAGCACCTGCTGTTCAAGGGCAGCGACACCCTGAGCGCCGCGCAACTGAACGAACGCCTCGACGATCTCGGCGGGCACGCCAACGCCTTCACCAGCGAGGAGGCGACCGTCTACCACGCCGCGACCCTGCCGGAACGCACGGCCGAACTGCTCGGCACCCTGACCGAACTGATGCGTCCCGCCCTGCGCCCCGACGACATCGCCACCGAACGCGGCGTGATTCTCGAGGAGATCGCCATGTACGCCGAACAGCCCGCCGTGCGCGTCACGGACGAACTGCGCGCCGACTACTGGGGCGACCACCCGCTCGGCTGGCCTATTCTGGGCACCGCCGCCACCGTCACGGCCCTCACGCCGGACGCACTGCGCCGCAACCACCTCGACCGCTACGGCGCCGACCGCGTCACCCTGACCGTCACCGGCCAGTTCGACCCGCCCGCCGTGCTGGACTGGGCGCGCACCCACCTGCAGGACTGGCCCGCCGCGACCCGCCCCGCTCCCGCCCGCCTGCCCGCACGGCGACCGGACCATGCCGCGCCCCGCCACCCCGGCACCGTCCGCGTCCTCAACGACCCCACCCTGAGCCGCGTGCAGGTCACGGCTGCCACGCCCGGCCTGGACGCCACCCACCCGCTGCGCGAGGCGGCGCACGTGCTGGCCGACCTGATCGGCGGCGAGAACGGCGCGCTGTACTGGCACCTGATCGACGACGGCACCTGCGACAGCGCCGACCTCGGCCACCTGGAATACCAGGATGCCGGCACCTTCGAGGGTGGGTTCTCCTGCGACCCGGACCGCGCCGCCGCCGCGCTCGCCACGTACCGCCGCGTACTGGCCGGCGCGGGTGACCGGATCACCCCGGTCGCCGTGCGCCGCGCCGCCCGCAAACTCGCGGTGGGCACCCTGCTGCGCGCCGAGACGCCCCAGGGCCGCCTGTTCACGCTGGGCATGGAATTCCTGGCGACCGGCCGCACCCCCGACACCGCCGCGAGCGTCCGCCGTTACGAGCAGGTCACCGCCGACGACGTGCGCGAGGTGCTGCGGCTGTGCCCGCTCGACCGCCTGACCGTCGTTGCTCTCGGCCCCATCGACCGACTCTGA